A window from Exiguobacterium marinum DSM 16307 encodes these proteins:
- a CDS encoding VanZ family protein translates to MRFLKNEFIWIALILIGLFLSSATPYSDQSIVSPLERFNWEWIEPTLANVQFDYAGKEISLETLGTAGLIEFFMRKTVHVVTFFALGALFVKAISRTNLHAGLNLLFAWTLANSVAIFDEYHQSLTPERTALLEDVLLDSSGAAAGVILIGGFLLLLLKRRNGKRAGYVALR, encoded by the coding sequence ATGCGATTTTTAAAAAATGAATTTATATGGATTGCGCTTATCTTAATCGGCTTGTTCTTATCAAGTGCGACTCCTTACTCGGATCAGTCCATTGTGTCGCCGCTAGAGCGATTCAATTGGGAGTGGATCGAACCTACGCTAGCGAACGTGCAGTTCGACTACGCCGGAAAGGAAATCTCACTTGAAACGTTAGGAACAGCAGGACTGATTGAATTCTTTATGCGGAAAACGGTACATGTCGTTACATTTTTTGCACTCGGTGCATTATTTGTGAAAGCCATCTCGAGAACGAACCTGCATGCCGGACTGAACTTATTGTTCGCTTGGACGCTTGCCAATTCGGTCGCGATCTTTGATGAATATCATCAAAGCTTGACTCCTGAGAGAACTGCGTTATTAGAAGATGTTCTCTTAGATAGTAGCGGTGCTGCTGCAGGGGTTATCCTGATTGGTGGGTTCTTGTTACTTCTTTTGAAACGGAGAAACGGGAAACGTGCTGGATATGTGGCATTGAGGTAA
- a CDS encoding CvpA family protein, protein MVTLLILFFLFIGIVNGFRRGAILQLGHWVALIISFLVANTYYKDLAEAFKLWIPYPSQLDGTLPGGVLDLNSLSGIEMTFYNVFWFVVLFLITKLVLHLILAMLDFLTDLPILRQLKGVIGAVLGFFEAYVITFFILWVIAFVPMAGVQNAVDNSSLATTIIQDTPYLSDWFSNKML, encoded by the coding sequence ATGGTTACGCTACTTATACTGTTTTTCTTATTTATCGGAATCGTCAATGGCTTTCGTCGTGGTGCGATTTTACAGCTCGGCCATTGGGTCGCGCTCATTATCAGTTTCCTTGTCGCTAACACGTACTATAAAGATTTAGCTGAAGCGTTCAAGCTATGGATCCCGTATCCGTCTCAGCTTGATGGAACGCTACCTGGCGGCGTCTTGGACCTCAACTCTCTTTCAGGGATTGAGATGACGTTTTATAACGTCTTTTGGTTCGTCGTCTTGTTCCTCATCACGAAACTCGTCTTGCATCTCATCTTGGCGATGCTCGACTTCTTGACGGACTTGCCGATTTTACGCCAATTAAAAGGTGTGATCGGAGCTGTCCTCGGATTCTTTGAGGCGTATGTTATCACGTTCTTCATCCTTTGGGTAATCGCGTTCGTGCCGATGGCGGGCGTTCAAAATGCTGTCGACAATTCGTCACTCGCGACAACGATCATTCAAGACACACCATATCTATCGGATTGGTTTTCAAATAAGATGTTGTGA
- a CDS encoding cell division protein ZapA — protein sequence MQLQRTTIHIAGQDYTIVSEEPADHVREVGFLVDSKIREIRDQSPHLDARQAAVLAAIQIASDHVKTKRNMGE from the coding sequence GTGCAGTTACAACGAACAACGATTCACATTGCGGGTCAAGACTATACGATCGTAAGCGAAGAACCCGCTGATCATGTGAGGGAAGTAGGCTTTTTGGTCGATAGTAAGATCCGCGAGATTCGTGATCAATCCCCTCATCTAGATGCTCGTCAGGCAGCGGTCCTTGCTGCGATTCAAATCGCGAGCGATCACGTCAAAACTAAACGAAATATGGGAGAATAA
- a CDS encoding GNAT family N-acetyltransferase → MEWIEWKDPNHFSDRVMDALLKEEAKNSLMIGVLNNLIQGIYETFHQFTVEEDGELLAILQVTPPHPLHYIVVDSERSDELPSFIIPHLLENEIPFTEVVSERKQAERFAKSWQEITSGTSEINMSQGLYRLDCVEDIDMATGRMREATTADQGQLESWYSAFEAESGLRSSPPEKVTKAVQTMLEREEAVFWEVDGQAVSCAKRARPTENGITVSFVYTSPDARGRGYARSLVADLSRQLLETKAFCVLYTDLTNPTSNKIYQEVGYEQIMHSAWVRLAR, encoded by the coding sequence ATGGAATGGATTGAATGGAAAGACCCGAATCACTTCTCTGACCGCGTCATGGACGCATTGTTGAAAGAAGAAGCCAAGAACAGCCTCATGATCGGCGTCTTGAATAACTTGATTCAAGGCATCTATGAGACGTTTCATCAGTTCACCGTCGAAGAGGACGGTGAACTGCTCGCCATCCTTCAAGTGACACCGCCACATCCACTCCATTACATCGTCGTGGATTCAGAACGCTCGGACGAACTCCCGTCCTTCATCATCCCGCACCTTCTCGAAAACGAGATCCCCTTCACCGAGGTCGTCTCAGAACGCAAACAAGCCGAACGGTTCGCGAAGAGCTGGCAGGAGATCACATCTGGGACGAGTGAGATAAACATGTCCCAAGGGCTCTATCGCCTCGATTGTGTGGAAGACATCGACATGGCGACAGGGAGGATGCGAGAAGCGACGACAGCCGACCAAGGACAGCTCGAGTCTTGGTATAGTGCCTTTGAAGCCGAATCAGGTCTCCGTTCATCTCCGCCAGAGAAAGTGACAAAGGCCGTCCAGACGATGCTCGAGAGAGAAGAAGCTGTCTTTTGGGAAGTCGATGGACAAGCCGTCTCGTGTGCGAAACGAGCACGTCCGACCGAGAACGGCATCACCGTCTCGTTCGTCTATACGTCACCTGACGCACGAGGAAGAGGGTATGCACGAAGTCTCGTCGCAGACCTTAGCCGCCAGTTACTCGAGACGAAAGCGTTCTGTGTCCTTTATACGGACTTGACGAATCCGACATCAAACAAAATCTATCAGGAAGTCGGCTACGAGCAGATTATGCACTCCGCTTGGGTCCGACTCGCTAGATGA
- a CDS encoding murein hydrolase activator EnvC family protein, which yields MGNLKKFAATVTLGALLIGGTSPTYAASLTEKQKKVQEQQQKNSSEQSKANSSIQSREQAISKEQQEINKLDAELQDVINDVAQKKAEIRATEEKIKKLQEQIKKYEAKMKAQEELMKDRMATMQKNGGSSVNWAEFIFGSKNFSDLITRMITAGTIQENDQQIFEEYEATKEKLAKAQAELKAERDSLVKQKEELEKRQKELDQKMKERAAKIKKLEAEKVKFESKLMSLQEMEDTLKAQEKAIQSEIEAQRRAEEEARRAAAAAAAAAKKQQGSSSNSGSTSAATTTPVASAPASGGMFQRPASGRLTQGWGPASGVNGYTFHNGLDIAASVGTPIYAAATGTVTRAGWGGAYGNHVMITHVINGQVWTTVYAHMSSVSVKAGQRVSQGQNLGGMGSTGNSTGSHLHFEIHRGGYSWSSSSAGGTVNPASFF from the coding sequence TTGGGTAACTTGAAGAAATTTGCAGCGACGGTCACTTTAGGCGCACTTTTGATTGGCGGAACGTCACCGACTTATGCGGCCTCACTTACAGAGAAGCAGAAGAAAGTTCAGGAACAACAACAAAAGAATAGCAGTGAACAATCGAAAGCAAATTCTTCGATCCAATCACGTGAGCAAGCCATCAGCAAAGAACAACAAGAAATCAACAAGTTAGATGCTGAACTCCAGGACGTCATCAATGATGTCGCTCAGAAAAAAGCTGAGATTCGTGCAACTGAAGAAAAAATCAAAAAACTTCAAGAGCAAATCAAAAAATACGAAGCAAAAATGAAAGCACAAGAAGAACTTATGAAAGATCGTATGGCGACGATGCAAAAAAACGGTGGTTCGTCAGTCAACTGGGCAGAATTCATCTTCGGATCAAAAAACTTCAGCGATTTGATTACACGCATGATCACAGCTGGTACGATTCAAGAGAATGACCAACAGATCTTTGAAGAGTACGAAGCAACGAAAGAAAAACTCGCGAAAGCGCAAGCTGAACTTAAGGCAGAACGTGATTCACTCGTGAAGCAAAAAGAAGAACTTGAGAAACGCCAGAAAGAGCTTGATCAAAAAATGAAAGAGCGCGCTGCGAAAATCAAGAAACTTGAAGCTGAAAAAGTGAAATTTGAATCGAAACTCATGAGCTTGCAAGAGATGGAAGATACGCTCAAAGCTCAAGAAAAAGCGATTCAATCAGAAATCGAAGCACAACGTCGTGCTGAAGAAGAAGCACGTCGTGCAGCCGCAGCGGCAGCTGCCGCTGCTAAAAAGCAGCAAGGTTCGAGCTCGAACAGTGGTTCTACTAGTGCAGCAACAACAACACCTGTTGCATCTGCACCGGCAAGCGGCGGTATGTTCCAACGTCCTGCAAGCGGTCGCCTTACGCAAGGATGGGGTCCTGCAAGCGGCGTGAACGGCTACACATTCCACAACGGTCTTGATATCGCAGCGTCAGTTGGTACACCAATCTACGCAGCGGCTACTGGAACGGTCACACGAGCTGGATGGGGTGGCGCATACGGGAATCATGTCATGATTACTCACGTCATCAATGGTCAAGTTTGGACGACAGTTTACGCACACATGAGCTCAGTCTCAGTCAAAGCGGGTCAACGCGTGTCACAAGGCCAAAACCTCGGAGGCATGGGTAGCACAGGGAACTCGACAGGTTCACACCTTCACTTCGAGATTCACCGTGGCGGTTACTCATGGTCATCATCAAGCGCGGGTGGGACAGTCAACCCAGCATCATTCTTCTAA
- the polX gene encoding DNA polymerase/3'-5' exonuclease PolX: protein MNKVEAMMLLEKIAQYMEIKGENPFKINAFRKAATALENMDLELEDIEDLTSVSGIGKGTAAVLEEYRDTGRSEVLEALQEEIPFGLMKLLKIQGLGGKKLAKLREVGVVDLESLIRVLEDGTAASLPGFGAKSVEKLLAAAKNLESRPERLAYAVMRPIVEEINDVLKKEELVLRHSVGGSFRRAEETCKDLDFIIATEEPIALREKLLALPFINEVIAAGETKVSLVLEREEMVSVDFRMVEPGAFAATLHHFTGSKDHNVRMRQLAKAKGESISEYGVETADGLWQPKTEEELFERYGLPFIPPELREGHAEFEHDLSKLVTLKDIKADAHMHTVWSDGKLTVDEIVVAMKGRGYEWMAITDHGKYLTFVNGLTEERLVEQGKEIQEAAKTHDMNVLRGVEMDIRPDGTLDYEPEFLETLDYVVASIHSKMDQSVDEIMARLENACRSPYVNVIAHPTGRLIGRRDGYPIDEDKLIALAKETGTALELNANPNRLDLTASTLKKAKAAGVKVMINTDTHHPDMMEDMALGVLHARKAYLEPSDIINCFTFEDAKAFFAAKR, encoded by the coding sequence ATGAATAAAGTAGAAGCGATGATGTTGCTCGAGAAGATCGCGCAATATATGGAAATCAAAGGGGAGAACCCGTTTAAAATCAATGCGTTCCGTAAGGCTGCGACAGCGCTCGAGAACATGGACCTTGAACTCGAGGACATCGAGGATTTGACTTCAGTCTCAGGAATCGGAAAAGGAACGGCCGCCGTCCTTGAGGAGTATCGAGACACAGGACGTAGTGAAGTACTCGAAGCGCTGCAGGAAGAGATTCCGTTCGGTTTGATGAAGCTCTTGAAGATTCAAGGGCTTGGCGGGAAGAAACTCGCGAAACTCCGTGAGGTCGGCGTCGTCGACTTGGAGTCGCTCATCCGTGTACTCGAAGACGGGACAGCGGCATCACTACCCGGGTTCGGTGCGAAGAGTGTCGAGAAGCTGCTCGCCGCAGCGAAAAACCTTGAGTCGCGTCCGGAACGATTAGCGTATGCGGTCATGCGACCGATCGTCGAAGAGATCAATGACGTGTTGAAGAAAGAAGAGCTCGTCTTGCGTCATTCGGTCGGGGGAAGCTTCCGCCGTGCCGAAGAGACGTGTAAAGACCTTGACTTCATCATTGCGACCGAGGAGCCGATTGCGCTGCGTGAGAAACTGCTCGCCCTTCCGTTCATCAACGAAGTGATTGCGGCAGGTGAGACGAAAGTCTCGCTCGTCCTCGAACGTGAGGAGATGGTGTCGGTCGACTTCCGTATGGTCGAGCCGGGTGCGTTCGCTGCGACACTTCATCATTTCACAGGTTCAAAAGACCACAACGTCCGTATGCGCCAACTCGCAAAAGCAAAAGGAGAGTCCATTTCCGAATATGGGGTCGAGACGGCAGATGGGTTGTGGCAACCAAAAACAGAAGAAGAACTGTTCGAACGGTACGGTCTCCCATTCATCCCGCCTGAACTTCGGGAAGGACATGCTGAGTTCGAACACGACTTATCGAAGCTCGTCACGCTCAAGGACATCAAGGCTGACGCGCACATGCACACGGTCTGGTCGGACGGGAAGTTGACCGTTGACGAGATTGTCGTGGCGATGAAAGGGCGCGGCTATGAATGGATGGCCATCACGGACCACGGGAAGTACTTGACGTTCGTCAATGGCTTGACGGAGGAACGACTTGTGGAACAAGGAAAAGAAATCCAAGAAGCCGCTAAGACACATGACATGAACGTGTTGCGTGGTGTCGAGATGGATATCCGTCCTGACGGGACGCTCGACTATGAACCAGAATTTTTAGAGACGCTCGACTATGTCGTCGCCTCTATCCATTCGAAGATGGACCAATCGGTCGACGAGATCATGGCACGTCTCGAGAACGCCTGCCGTTCTCCGTACGTCAACGTGATTGCCCATCCGACGGGTCGACTCATCGGTCGTCGTGACGGCTACCCGATTGACGAGGACAAGTTGATCGCACTCGCGAAAGAGACGGGGACGGCGCTCGAGTTGAACGCCAACCCGAACCGCCTCGACTTGACAGCCTCCACGCTCAAGAAGGCGAAGGCGGCGGGCGTCAAAGTGATGATCAACACGGACACGCACCACCCAGATATGATGGAAGATATGGCACTCGGTGTGTTGCACGCACGGAAAGCCTATCTCGAACCATCGGATATTATTAACTGCTTCACGTTTGAAGACGCCAAGGCGTTCTTTGCGGCGAAGCGATAG
- a CDS encoding DUF350 domain-containing protein, whose product MGTLMFAVMLESFGLYSMAGLMIIVGLAIFEVTTPYSNWREIQKGNIAVALATGGKIVGLANIFRVVESYYESTIDIFVGGGFGFALLLATYWLFEFLTPTLKVNDEIQKGNIAVGLLAFLLSIGVSLVVGAALVR is encoded by the coding sequence ATGGGCACGTTAATGTTTGCCGTCATGCTGGAATCGTTCGGTCTCTATTCGATGGCAGGACTGATGATTATCGTCGGTCTGGCCATCTTCGAGGTGACGACGCCGTACAGCAACTGGCGCGAGATTCAAAAAGGAAATATCGCCGTCGCCCTCGCGACAGGCGGAAAGATTGTCGGTCTCGCCAACATCTTCCGTGTCGTCGAGAGCTATTATGAGAGCACGATTGACATCTTCGTCGGGGGTGGGTTCGGATTCGCTCTTCTTCTCGCGACCTACTGGTTGTTTGAATTTTTGACACCGACACTGAAGGTGAACGATGAGATTCAAAAAGGAAATATCGCCGTCGGATTGTTGGCATTCTTGCTGTCGATTGGGGTCTCCCTCGTCGTCGGCGCGGCATTGGTGAGGTGA
- a CDS encoding glutathione peroxidase gives MIYDFEAMNMKGQLQPLATYKGDVLLIVNTASKCGFTPQLDGLESLYNTYKGQGLQILGFPCNQFGHQDPGSNEEIQEFCQLNYGVSFPMFAKVDVNGKDAHPLFTYLSKEAPGLLGSKTIKWNFTKFLVDRDGNVIERFSPQTTPDEIEDAIKKLI, from the coding sequence ATGATTTATGATTTTGAAGCAATGAACATGAAAGGACAGCTACAACCGTTAGCTACATATAAAGGCGATGTCCTACTCATCGTCAACACAGCGAGCAAATGTGGCTTCACGCCGCAGCTCGACGGACTCGAGTCGTTATACAATACGTATAAAGGTCAAGGGTTACAGATCTTAGGCTTCCCGTGCAATCAGTTCGGACATCAGGACCCAGGTTCAAACGAAGAGATTCAAGAATTCTGTCAACTGAATTACGGGGTATCGTTCCCGATGTTCGCAAAAGTCGATGTGAACGGCAAGGACGCTCATCCGCTCTTCACGTATCTCTCGAAAGAAGCTCCCGGACTCCTCGGGTCGAAGACAATCAAATGGAACTTCACGAAGTTTTTAGTCGACCGCGATGGAAACGTCATCGAGCGCTTCTCGCCACAGACGACACCGGATGAGATTGAAGATGCGATTAAAAAATTGATCTGA
- a CDS encoding dicarboxylate/amino acid:cation symporter, with protein MIDLKLRIGLLGRIIIAIAFGILLGSIVPESQNWIVRTFVTFNTVFGQFLGFAIPLIILAFIIPGIGELGKGAGKLVGLTALIAYASTVVAGTLAYFATSNLFPQILSRSTVGAENPEEALLKGFMEFEIPPVFGVMTALILAFVIGIGIAAIESKRSLDLAMDFRDIIELLISKVIIPLLPIHIAGIFMNMTYAGQVAEILSVFSLVFVTIIVLHLTMLMIQYSIAGGLNKENPFKLLKTMMPAYFTAIGTQSSAATIPVTLRQAKLNNTDEGVANFVIPLSATIHLSGSTITLTSVGVALMYLNGMPMSYAIVLPFILALGVTMIAAPGVPGGAVMASLGLFGSILGFDATMQSLVIALYLAQDSFGTATNVTGDGAIAKIIHYFKHNTKLLDNTSSKQEDIA; from the coding sequence ATGATTGATTTGAAACTACGCATTGGCCTCTTAGGTCGCATCATCATCGCGATTGCTTTCGGGATTTTGCTCGGGAGCATCGTACCAGAAAGTCAGAACTGGATTGTTCGGACGTTTGTGACGTTCAACACAGTCTTCGGGCAGTTCTTAGGCTTCGCCATCCCATTGATCATTCTTGCGTTCATCATCCCAGGAATCGGGGAACTTGGAAAAGGAGCAGGAAAGTTAGTCGGACTCACAGCACTCATCGCTTATGCATCAACCGTTGTCGCAGGAACGCTCGCCTATTTCGCAACAAGCAACTTGTTCCCGCAAATTTTATCACGTTCTACAGTAGGAGCCGAAAATCCAGAGGAAGCCTTATTGAAAGGATTCATGGAATTTGAAATTCCACCTGTATTCGGTGTCATGACCGCTCTCATTTTAGCTTTCGTCATCGGCATCGGGATTGCCGCCATCGAAAGCAAACGGTCACTTGACCTCGCCATGGATTTCCGCGATATCATCGAGCTCTTAATCAGTAAAGTCATTATTCCATTACTACCAATTCACATCGCCGGAATTTTCATGAACATGACGTACGCGGGTCAGGTCGCTGAGATCCTCTCGGTATTCTCACTCGTCTTCGTCACAATCATCGTCCTACATTTAACGATGCTCATGATTCAATATTCAATCGCAGGTGGTCTCAACAAAGAGAATCCGTTCAAGTTGCTCAAGACGATGATGCCGGCTTACTTCACAGCGATCGGGACGCAATCATCGGCTGCGACGATTCCAGTCACACTTCGCCAAGCGAAGTTGAATAACACGGATGAGGGTGTCGCGAACTTCGTCATCCCGCTCTCGGCAACGATTCACTTGTCAGGTTCGACGATCACACTCACGTCGGTCGGTGTCGCGCTCATGTACTTGAACGGCATGCCGATGTCTTACGCGATCGTCCTCCCATTCATCCTCGCACTAGGTGTAACGATGATTGCAGCACCTGGTGTACCGGGTGGAGCCGTTATGGCATCACTTGGATTGTTCGGTTCAATCCTCGGATTCGACGCGACGATGCAAAGTTTGGTCATTGCGCTCTACTTGGCGCAAGATAGCTTCGGGACAGCGACAAACGTCACGGGTGACGGTGCCATCGCGAAGATTATCCACTACTTCAAACACAACACGAAACTTCTCGACAACACATCGTCGAAACAAGAAGATATCGCATAA
- a CDS encoding endonuclease MutS2: MDHALRVLEYEKLRQQLAGHAASSLGKDLALKMQPDYSYDRVLSNLNVTKEATEVVRLRDRLPLGGLTDVRAEVKRAAIGSVLSTSELLAVAAVMYGGRQVKNFFEKLHEDNEEIRIPRLDEYVDKLTKLIEVEQSIRHAIDDQGTVQDSASSQLRGLRTQLRSFEGSVRSRIDNILRNNAKMLSDAIVTIRNDRYVVPVKQEYRQAFGGIVHDQSASGQTLFIEPQAIVSINNEIQEVRLKERAEIDRILSALSNEVGGVHDAIMTNIDVLAELDFIFAKVAYGQEMKATEPKLNDNREIKLKQARHPFIPKDEVVPITVELGEDYTSLVITGPNTGGKTVTLKTIGLLQLMVQSGLYVPAEFGTELSVFDAVYADIGDEQSIEQSLSTFSSHMTNIVGMLDKIDFMSLVLFDELGAGTDPQEGAALAIAILDEVKRRGARVAATTHYSELKAYAYNREGVMNASMEFDIESLSPTYRLLIGVPGRSNAFEISRRLGLSEQVIDKARSHVGSDAESVESMINELEAAKQRAEQLEQELIVKRHDFEEEQAAFEATMTEFEQERDNLYSAAEAKAEKAVEQAKRQANEVIDRLKKLREQGIVKEHEIIAAKKELESAKPTLQEKKIQKVKQKAQQQRTFSKGEEVKVTTFNQKGYIVKQINDNEYNVQVGIMKVNVKADDLQKIGPSKEKSLQSKGSSLKRQSSTKSELDLRGVRVEEGLMRLDKYIDEALVSGYDNVRIIHGLGTGAMRQATQEFLKGHRHVKSQRPGGMGEGGLGVTVVELK; the protein is encoded by the coding sequence ATGGACCACGCGTTACGCGTATTAGAATATGAAAAATTGCGCCAACAGCTTGCCGGTCACGCGGCGAGCTCGCTCGGAAAAGATTTGGCGCTGAAGATGCAACCCGACTACTCATACGATCGGGTGCTCTCGAATTTGAACGTGACGAAAGAGGCGACCGAGGTCGTTCGTCTTCGTGACCGTCTGCCGCTCGGTGGGCTAACGGACGTCCGCGCGGAAGTGAAACGGGCCGCGATCGGCTCGGTCCTCTCGACGAGCGAACTGCTCGCCGTCGCTGCCGTCATGTATGGCGGTCGCCAAGTGAAGAACTTCTTCGAGAAGCTTCACGAGGACAATGAGGAGATTCGAATCCCGCGCCTTGATGAGTATGTGGACAAATTGACGAAACTCATTGAAGTCGAACAATCGATTCGCCATGCAATCGATGACCAAGGGACGGTCCAAGATTCGGCGAGCTCACAACTCCGTGGGCTCCGTACACAGCTACGAAGCTTTGAAGGGAGCGTCCGTTCACGAATCGACAACATCCTTCGCAATAACGCGAAGATGCTCTCGGACGCCATCGTCACGATTCGAAACGACCGTTATGTCGTACCGGTCAAACAAGAGTACCGTCAAGCGTTCGGTGGGATCGTCCATGACCAGTCGGCTTCCGGTCAGACGCTCTTCATCGAACCGCAAGCGATCGTCTCCATCAACAACGAGATTCAAGAAGTTCGTCTGAAAGAACGTGCGGAGATCGATCGAATTTTGAGCGCGCTCTCGAACGAGGTCGGTGGGGTCCATGATGCCATCATGACGAATATCGATGTATTAGCCGAACTCGACTTCATCTTCGCGAAAGTCGCTTACGGACAAGAGATGAAAGCGACCGAGCCGAAGTTGAACGACAATCGAGAGATCAAGTTGAAACAGGCACGTCATCCGTTCATCCCGAAAGATGAGGTCGTGCCGATCACGGTCGAGCTCGGGGAAGACTACACGTCACTCGTCATCACCGGACCGAACACCGGCGGGAAGACCGTCACGTTGAAGACGATCGGACTCCTTCAATTGATGGTACAGTCAGGTCTTTACGTCCCGGCAGAGTTTGGGACAGAGCTTTCCGTGTTTGACGCGGTCTATGCCGACATCGGGGATGAGCAATCGATCGAGCAGAGTCTCTCGACGTTCAGCTCACACATGACGAACATCGTCGGCATGCTCGACAAAATCGACTTCATGTCACTCGTCCTCTTCGATGAGCTCGGTGCCGGGACGGACCCGCAAGAAGGGGCAGCCCTCGCCATCGCGATTCTAGATGAAGTGAAACGTCGCGGGGCACGTGTCGCGGCGACAACGCACTACTCAGAACTGAAGGCATACGCGTATAACCGCGAAGGCGTCATGAACGCCTCGATGGAGTTTGATATCGAATCGCTCAGCCCGACATACCGTCTCCTGATTGGCGTACCGGGGCGCTCGAACGCTTTCGAGATCAGCCGTCGTCTCGGACTGTCCGAACAGGTCATCGACAAGGCACGAAGCCATGTCGGCAGTGATGCCGAGTCGGTCGAATCGATGATCAACGAGCTCGAAGCGGCGAAACAACGCGCTGAACAGCTCGAGCAGGAACTCATCGTCAAACGCCATGACTTCGAAGAAGAGCAGGCGGCATTCGAGGCGACGATGACCGAGTTTGAGCAGGAGCGCGACAACTTGTACAGTGCGGCTGAGGCGAAAGCCGAGAAAGCCGTCGAACAGGCGAAGCGTCAGGCGAACGAAGTCATCGACCGCTTGAAGAAGCTCAGGGAGCAGGGCATCGTCAAAGAGCACGAGATTATCGCAGCGAAGAAAGAACTCGAGTCGGCCAAACCGACACTTCAAGAGAAAAAGATCCAAAAAGTGAAACAAAAAGCCCAGCAACAACGTACGTTCAGTAAGGGCGAAGAAGTGAAAGTGACGACGTTCAATCAAAAAGGCTACATCGTGAAACAAATCAATGACAATGAGTACAACGTCCAAGTCGGCATCATGAAAGTGAACGTCAAAGCGGATGACCTTCAGAAGATCGGTCCATCGAAAGAGAAGTCGCTTCAGTCGAAAGGGAGCTCGCTCAAACGTCAGAGCTCGACGAAGTCCGAGCTCGACCTTCGTGGCGTCCGTGTCGAAGAGGGACTCATGCGTCTTGATAAGTATATCGATGAAGCACTCGTGTCGGGCTATGACAACGTCCGCATCATCCACGGACTTGGTACCGGGGCGATGCGTCAGGCGACACAAGAATTCTTAAAAGGACATCGTCACGTGAAGAGCCAACGCCCGGGTGGAATGGGTGAAGGTGGACTCGGTGTCACGGTCGTCGAACTGAAGTAA
- a CDS encoding EcsC family protein gives MANGSEVFEVLMTNAVKLPGVKVDRREFLAQSFSKYVPANQLAEVVEKGPLEANVPLSVIKKVAKRNIANQTMKSSSASFAAGLPGGIGLAATIPADTAQFFGFALRLAQEIGYLYGYDDFWEDGELDVERVNGELILFLGVMFGVGGATATIKALSAQLSKEALKKIPNKALMKTVYYPIIKKMSAMIGVKMTKDTFAKGISKMIPLAGGVISGGITYSSMTKMGNRLMNTLEEGVNMTEAEFVESVEEVKRENLEIIEGEFIEIEEILRQEGEIL, from the coding sequence ATGGCGAACGGGTCAGAAGTGTTTGAAGTCTTGATGACGAATGCAGTAAAACTACCTGGAGTGAAAGTAGACCGCAGAGAGTTTTTAGCTCAAAGTTTCAGTAAATACGTGCCAGCGAATCAGTTGGCAGAGGTTGTAGAGAAGGGACCGCTTGAGGCGAATGTCCCGCTTTCAGTCATCAAAAAGGTGGCGAAACGAAACATTGCCAATCAGACGATGAAGAGTTCGAGCGCCTCGTTTGCGGCCGGTCTACCTGGTGGCATCGGTCTTGCCGCTACGATACCGGCCGATACGGCGCAATTCTTCGGTTTCGCACTCCGTTTGGCGCAAGAAATCGGGTATTTATATGGGTACGATGACTTTTGGGAAGACGGGGAACTAGATGTCGAACGTGTGAATGGAGAGTTGATTCTCTTTTTAGGTGTCATGTTCGGAGTGGGTGGCGCGACGGCTACCATCAAGGCATTGTCCGCGCAATTGTCAAAAGAGGCGTTGAAAAAAATCCCGAACAAAGCGTTGATGAAAACGGTGTACTATCCGATTATCAAGAAAATGTCAGCGATGATTGGGGTGAAGATGACAAAAGATACGTTCGCCAAAGGGATCTCGAAGATGATTCCGCTCGCAGGAGGTGTCATCTCAGGAGGAATCACGTACTCGTCCATGACGAAGATGGGCAATCGTCTCATGAATACGCTTGAAGAAGGCGTAAACATGACGGAAGCAGAGTTTGTCGAAAGTGTGGAAGAAGTGAAACGAGAGAACCTTGAGATTATCGAAGGGGAATTCATAGAAATTGAAGAGATTTTACGTCAAGAAGGGGAAATCCTATAA